In Candidatus Bathyarchaeota archaeon, a single window of DNA contains:
- a CDS encoding cytochrome c biogenesis protein, which translates to MRTKYIFYTIILIIGLILPYMIFYYAPIESKTGDLYRIFYLHISTAWISYFAFGVTMIGSILYLFRREYLWDSIATISAQLGVIFCSATLIIGSIWAGVAWGIYWNWDPRETTTLILWILYVAYLSFRMSIHEKEKRARISAVLGVLAFISVPLSYFSVKLWFSIHSLVIQPGRIGLTTPMIQTLIVAMAAILLIYFVLLKLTLDVFNLEEEILILKEKMR; encoded by the coding sequence TTGAGAACAAAATACATATTTTACACAATTATTTTGATTATCGGTCTTATTTTACCATACATGATTTTTTATTACGCCCCAATCGAATCCAAAACTGGAGATTTGTATAGAATTTTCTATTTACATATTTCTACAGCTTGGATTTCCTATTTTGCTTTTGGAGTTACCATGATCGGAAGCATTTTATACTTATTCAGGAGGGAATATTTATGGGATTCAATAGCAACCATATCTGCCCAATTAGGAGTTATTTTTTGTAGCGCGACTTTGATCATCGGTTCTATCTGGGCAGGAGTAGCTTGGGGAATCTATTGGAATTGGGATCCAAGAGAAACAACAACTTTAATCCTGTGGATTTTATATGTTGCATATCTTTCCTTTCGAATGTCAATTCATGAAAAAGAAAAAAGAGCCAGAATTTCTGCTGTTTTGGGAGTATTAGCTTTCATAAGCGTTCCATTGAGTTATTTCTCTGTAAAGCTTTGGTTTTCAATACATTCATTAGTCATTCAACCAGGCAGAATAGGTTTAACTACACCTATGATTCAAACTTTAATTGTCGCTATGGCGGCAATTCTCTTGATATATTTCGTGCTCTTAAAACTTACTTTGGATGTTTTTAATTTAGAAGAAGAAATCTTGATTCTTAAAGAAAAAATGAGGTAA
- a CDS encoding ferredoxin, whose translation MKYEIKINRDECLVCGSCYSTDPKHFEAGENGRSQVVGGSTNDISVGSFNDNGIEDVKIAAGGCPVSAISISET comes from the coding sequence ATGAAGTACGAGATTAAGATCAATAGAGATGAATGTTTAGTTTGTGGTTCATGTTACAGTACAGATCCTAAACATTTTGAAGCAGGTGAAAATGGCAGATCCCAAGTTGTCGGTGGTTCAACCAATGACATATCTGTTGGAAGCTTTAATGATAATGGAATTGAAGATGTAAAAATAGCAGCGGGTGGATGCCCTGTTAGTGCAATAAGCATTTCTGAGACTTAG
- a CDS encoding cytochrome c maturation protein CcmE: MAKITKKQIILLVLLFIIVVSGYFIYDLSKSTITPYITVSELIENSDTMIGRNIQIRGRVEKNSLQDFGMYFQFSIYDEEASINVIYTGSIVPGFKEENEIVLIGSLNSNGDFEAGKMILKCPSKYEEIEEKHQLIDQYNKMED; this comes from the coding sequence ATGGCCAAAATAACTAAAAAGCAAATTATACTCTTAGTTCTCTTATTCATAATTGTAGTAAGTGGTTACTTTATTTATGATCTGTCTAAAAGTACAATTACCCCATACATTACTGTTTCCGAGTTAATTGAAAACTCAGATACAATGATCGGAAGAAATATTCAAATCAGAGGAAGGGTTGAAAAAAATTCTCTGCAAGATTTTGGAATGTATTTTCAATTTTCCATATATGATGAAGAAGCATCCATAAATGTGATCTATACAGGAAGTATCGTACCTGGTTTTAAGGAAGAGAATGAAATTGTTTTAATTGGATCATTGAATTCAAACGGAGATTTTGAAGCTGGGAAAATGATATTGAAGTGCCCTTCAAAATATGAAGAGATTGAAGAAAAACATCAATTAATCGATCAATATAATAAAATGGAAGATTGA